The Micromonospora sp. Llam0 genome contains a region encoding:
- the rplA gene encoding 50S ribosomal protein L1, with product MQRSKNYRKATEQIDRTKLYAPAEAVKLAKETSSAKFDATVEVAMRLGIDPRKADQMVRGTVNLPHGTGKTARVIVFAAGAKAEEAVAAGADEVGTDDLVARIQGGWLDFDAAIATPDQMAKIGRIARILGPRGLMPNPKTGTVTMDVTKAVSDIKGGKIAFRVDKHSNLHLIIGKASFGEAQLIDNYAAVLDEVLRAKPSAAKGKYLRKVVLTTTMGPGVPVDPNVVKDLHEATSEG from the coding sequence ATGCAGCGCAGCAAGAACTACCGCAAGGCCACCGAGCAGATCGACCGGACGAAGCTGTACGCCCCGGCCGAGGCGGTGAAGTTGGCCAAGGAAACCAGTTCGGCGAAGTTCGACGCCACGGTCGAGGTCGCGATGCGCCTCGGCATCGACCCGCGTAAGGCGGACCAGATGGTCCGCGGCACGGTCAACCTGCCGCACGGTACGGGCAAGACGGCCCGGGTGATCGTCTTCGCCGCCGGGGCGAAGGCGGAGGAGGCCGTCGCCGCCGGCGCGGACGAGGTCGGCACCGACGATCTGGTCGCCCGGATCCAGGGCGGCTGGCTGGACTTCGACGCGGCGATCGCCACTCCGGACCAGATGGCGAAGATCGGCCGGATCGCGCGGATCCTGGGCCCGCGCGGCCTGATGCCGAACCCGAAGACCGGCACGGTCACCATGGACGTGACCAAAGCCGTCTCGGACATCAAGGGCGGCAAGATCGCCTTCCGGGTGGACAAGCACTCCAACCTGCACCTGATCATCGGGAAGGCCTCGTTCGGCGAGGCCCAGTTGATCGACAACTACGCGGCCGTGCTCGACGAGGTGCTGCGGGCCAAGCCGTCCGCTGCCAAGGGCAAGTACCTCAGGAAGGTCGTGCTGACCACCACCATGGGGCCGGGCGTGCCGGTGGACCCGAACGTGGTCAAGGACCTGCACGAGGCGACCAGC
- the rplK gene encoding 50S ribosomal protein L11, with amino-acid sequence MPPKKKLVKTFTLQLPAGQATPAPPVGPALGQHGVNIMEFCKSYNAQTESQRGDIVPAEISVYEDRSFTFVLKTPPAARLLLKAAGVQKGSGVPHTTKVGQVTTAQLREIAEKKMADLNANSIEQAEKIITGTARSMGITVKE; translated from the coding sequence ATGCCTCCGAAGAAGAAGCTCGTCAAGACGTTCACGCTGCAGTTGCCGGCGGGTCAGGCCACCCCGGCGCCGCCGGTCGGTCCGGCGCTGGGTCAGCACGGCGTGAACATCATGGAGTTCTGCAAGTCGTACAACGCGCAGACCGAATCCCAGCGGGGCGACATCGTGCCCGCTGAGATCAGCGTGTACGAGGACCGGTCCTTCACCTTCGTGCTGAAGACCCCGCCCGCTGCCCGGCTGCTGCTCAAGGCCGCCGGGGTCCAGAAGGGCTCGGGTGTGCCGCACACCACCAAGGTCGGCCAGGTGACCACCGCCCAGCTGCGGGAGATCGCCGAGAAGAAGATGGCCGACCTCAACGCGAACAGCATCGAGCAGGCGGAGAAGATCATCACCGGGACCGCCCGGTCGATGGGCATCACCGTCAAGGAGTGA
- the nusG gene encoding transcription termination/antitermination protein NusG gives MPEYDETAGVTDDQSTVATAAADESVEAASAPPVPAAGADDSPADANGSAAGSDSPDSSAAEAAEPAAAADDEEFDPVAELRQKLRYAPGDWYVVHSYAGYENKVKTNLETRITSLDMEEYIFQVEVPTREEVEVKNGKRLQVQNKVFPGYILVRMDLTPESYSCVRNTPGVTGFVGATDRADRPAPLSLNEVLKWLVPAVAAEPKKAKPEVKVLDFEVGDSVTVTDGAFASLPATISEINADQQKLKVLVSIFGRETPVELNFNQVAKI, from the coding sequence GTGCCTGAGTACGACGAGACCGCCGGCGTCACCGACGACCAGTCGACGGTGGCCACGGCGGCGGCTGATGAGTCGGTTGAGGCCGCCAGCGCACCACCGGTCCCCGCTGCCGGGGCGGACGACTCCCCGGCCGACGCCAACGGCTCCGCCGCTGGGTCGGACAGTCCGGACAGTTCAGCGGCCGAGGCCGCCGAACCCGCTGCTGCGGCCGACGACGAGGAGTTCGACCCGGTCGCCGAGCTGCGGCAGAAGCTGCGCTACGCGCCAGGCGACTGGTACGTGGTGCACTCTTACGCCGGCTACGAGAACAAGGTCAAGACCAACCTCGAGACCCGGATCACCAGCCTCGACATGGAGGAGTACATCTTCCAGGTCGAGGTGCCGACCCGGGAGGAGGTCGAGGTCAAGAACGGCAAGCGGCTCCAGGTGCAGAACAAGGTCTTCCCCGGCTACATCCTGGTCCGGATGGACCTCACCCCGGAGTCGTACTCCTGCGTGCGCAACACCCCGGGCGTCACCGGCTTCGTCGGGGCGACCGACCGGGCCGACCGACCGGCGCCGTTGTCGCTCAACGAGGTGCTCAAGTGGCTCGTCCCGGCGGTGGCGGCCGAGCCCAAGAAGGCCAAGCCCGAGGTCAAGGTGCTGGACTTCGAGGTCGGCGACTCGGTCACCGTGACCGACGGCGCGTTCGCCTCGTTGCCGGCCACGATCAGCGAGATCAACGCCGACCAGCAGAAGCTGAAGGTGCTGGTGTCGATCTTCGGTCGGGAGACCCCGGTGGAGCTGAACTTCAACCAGGTCGCCAAGATCTGA
- the secE gene encoding preprotein translocase subunit SecE, with amino-acid sequence MAERNRRGDDAADDRPEDESIDETSVEDEVDDDEPAARGGTATRSKAKAESSEGRPKAKSEAGVGFFGRIIRFVREVVAELRKVIWPTRKELLTYTAVVVVFIAVMLTIVAGLDFVFAKGVLWVFGNPS; translated from the coding sequence ATGGCCGAGAGGAACCGGCGTGGCGATGACGCCGCGGACGACCGCCCCGAGGACGAGTCGATCGACGAGACGTCGGTCGAGGACGAGGTCGACGACGACGAGCCGGCGGCGCGGGGTGGCACGGCCACCCGGAGCAAGGCCAAGGCGGAGTCGTCGGAGGGACGACCGAAGGCGAAGTCCGAGGCCGGGGTGGGGTTTTTCGGGCGGATCATCCGGTTCGTCCGCGAAGTGGTCGCCGAGCTGCGTAAGGTCATCTGGCCGACTCGTAAGGAGTTGCTGACCTACACCGCCGTGGTGGTCGTGTTCATCGCGGTCATGCTGACCATCGTGGCCGGGCTGGACTTCGTGTTCGCCAAGGGTGTGCTGTGGGTATTCGGCAACCCCAGCTGA
- a CDS encoding MaoC/PaaZ C-terminal domain-containing protein — protein sequence MELTPQRFRVTRADLVRYAGASGDFNPIHWSDRFATGVGLPGVIAHGMLTMALAGRAVAQWAGSADAVVEYSVRFTRPVVVPDDDEGTEVEVTGVVKGTTEDGLTRIDVTAICAGEKVLSQARALVRTPR from the coding sequence ATGGAGCTGACTCCGCAACGGTTCCGGGTCACCCGGGCCGACCTCGTCCGCTACGCCGGAGCCTCCGGCGACTTCAACCCCATCCACTGGAGCGACCGGTTCGCCACCGGGGTCGGCCTGCCAGGTGTCATCGCCCACGGCATGCTCACCATGGCGTTGGCCGGGCGCGCGGTGGCGCAGTGGGCCGGATCGGCGGACGCGGTGGTCGAGTACTCGGTCCGGTTCACCCGCCCGGTGGTGGTCCCGGACGACGACGAGGGCACCGAGGTCGAGGTGACCGGGGTGGTCAAGGGCACCACCGAGGACGGGTTGACCCGGATCGACGTGACCGCCATCTGTGCCGGCGAGAAGGTGCTCAGCCAGGCCCGGGCACTGGTTCGTACCCCGCGCTGA
- a CDS encoding MaoC family dehydratase N-terminal domain-containing protein produces the protein MPMDPSLVGRSYPPGATYLVGREKIREFAAAIGASDAVHHDPDAARKAGYPDVVAPPTFPVAVTMSSSERVISDPDLAIDYSRVVHGDQRFRYVRPVVAGDELVCTDTIEEIMSRSGHDFLTVRTEVATAATGEPVVTVWMKLVVRGED, from the coding sequence ATGCCCATGGATCCGTCCTTAGTCGGCCGCAGTTACCCGCCCGGTGCCACGTACCTGGTGGGGCGGGAGAAGATCCGCGAGTTCGCCGCCGCCATCGGGGCCAGCGATGCCGTCCACCACGATCCGGATGCGGCCCGCAAAGCGGGCTATCCGGACGTGGTCGCGCCACCGACCTTCCCGGTTGCGGTCACCATGTCCTCGTCCGAGCGGGTGATCTCCGACCCCGATCTCGCGATCGACTACAGCCGGGTCGTGCACGGCGACCAGCGGTTCCGGTACGTCCGCCCGGTGGTGGCCGGCGACGAACTGGTGTGCACCGACACCATCGAGGAGATCATGTCCCGCAGTGGCCACGACTTCCTCACCGTCCGTACCGAGGTCGCCACTGCGGCTACCGGTGAACCGGTGGTCACGGTCTGGATGAAGCTGGTCGTCCGGGGGGAGGACTGA
- the rpmG gene encoding 50S ribosomal protein L33: MAKATDVRPKITLACVECKERNYITRKNRRNDPDRIELKKFCRRDGKHTLHRETR; the protein is encoded by the coding sequence GTGGCCAAGGCGACCGACGTCCGTCCAAAGATCACTTTGGCGTGTGTGGAGTGCAAGGAGCGCAACTACATCACGCGGAAGAACCGCCGGAACGACCCGGACCGCATCGAGCTGAAGAAGTTCTGCCGCCGGGACGGCAAGCACACGCTGCACCGCGAGACCCGCTGA
- a CDS encoding bifunctional diguanylate cyclase/phosphodiesterase codes for MPRPQAISRHSSGRAWFVTGPLALIAVLISVALAISHPNPTGDWPLGLLFFGLFLAAHAAILLFEVRRQSFTLNIGEIPFLLGLFFLPPLTLIIGRVLAAVVGHLSRRQPPVKLWFNVANVAAGTSIATAIVVNADVLDAAEPRTWLTLVGAMIACQIITLVAVLVVITLAQGRLSTKELTTTTVPALVVASINITFGLVVLILLAQSDWALILLVALITFFVLAYRSYAKSLRQNRTLSEIYALTRAIADTPHDGTIVDVLLKRVREVLQSEYATLWLPKQGRYPEVLLSATADGQGLVDTVGAPESIREHVFETGSSLAVGAKFGDSPFDTALRDWGTKDAVVVPLRAGSLVIGCLEVSGRLGDISHFGPGDLRLLEAIAVHAAVAVENSRLVDRLRYDAAHDGLTRLANRRRLTAALDESVAIRTPGEVVAVLLFDVAGLRQVNESLGHAAGDKVLAEVARRLRESAPSAALVGRSGGDEFVVTLRMEAAEYAVQLAVELRDQIRDQMVFGALTLDVDTVAGVAVHPDHGSDAATLLQRADLAATAAKSVSGGVQLFNPALESRSVRRLGLAGDLRVALDETQLEVYYQPKVTLHGRRLVGVECLTRWEHPTQGSVSPEDFVAVAEHTGQLGRLTEFVLREGLRRSREWNVGQQPLPVAVNLSARTLTDPEFPELVRTLLDEAQVAPELLTLEIAEAGVLDGTDRPMPTLRRLRDLGVRLSVDDFGTGYTSLAHLRRLPVHEVKVDRSFVQGMATDPGDLAIVNAVVTLSQQFGLTVVAEGVESELTLELLQDIGCQVGQGFLFSRPLPYERLAAWYEAQADPESLQSSEVRRLRAVP; via the coding sequence GTGCCAAGGCCACAGGCGATCTCACGGCATTCTTCCGGGCGGGCCTGGTTCGTAACCGGGCCACTCGCTCTGATAGCCGTACTCATCTCTGTGGCCTTGGCCATCAGCCACCCCAACCCCACCGGAGATTGGCCGCTGGGCCTGCTGTTCTTCGGCCTTTTCCTCGCCGCACACGCGGCAATCCTGCTGTTCGAGGTGCGCCGGCAGTCGTTCACCCTGAACATCGGCGAGATCCCGTTTTTGCTAGGTCTGTTCTTCCTGCCGCCGCTCACTCTGATCATCGGTCGGGTGCTGGCCGCCGTGGTCGGTCATCTCAGCCGGCGGCAGCCGCCCGTCAAGTTGTGGTTCAACGTCGCGAACGTGGCCGCCGGCACGTCCATAGCCACCGCGATCGTCGTCAACGCCGACGTGCTCGACGCCGCCGAGCCGCGTACCTGGTTGACGCTGGTCGGGGCGATGATCGCCTGCCAGATCATCACCCTGGTCGCCGTGCTCGTGGTGATCACCCTGGCCCAGGGTCGGTTGTCCACCAAGGAGCTCACCACCACGACGGTCCCCGCCCTGGTCGTCGCCTCCATCAACATCACCTTCGGTCTGGTGGTGCTGATCCTGCTGGCGCAGAGCGACTGGGCGCTGATCCTGCTGGTCGCGCTGATCACCTTCTTCGTGCTGGCCTACCGGTCGTACGCGAAATCACTGCGGCAGAACCGCACGCTCTCCGAGATCTACGCGTTGACCCGGGCGATCGCCGACACGCCGCACGACGGGACGATCGTCGACGTACTGCTCAAGCGGGTCCGCGAGGTGCTGCAGTCCGAGTACGCGACACTCTGGCTGCCGAAACAGGGGCGCTATCCCGAGGTGCTGCTGTCCGCGACCGCCGACGGACAAGGGCTGGTCGACACGGTCGGCGCTCCGGAATCGATCCGCGAACACGTCTTCGAGACCGGGAGTTCGCTGGCCGTCGGGGCGAAATTCGGCGACAGCCCGTTCGACACGGCACTTCGTGACTGGGGCACGAAGGACGCCGTCGTGGTGCCGCTACGGGCCGGTTCGCTGGTGATCGGCTGCCTGGAAGTGTCCGGCCGGCTCGGGGACATCTCCCACTTCGGGCCCGGTGACCTGCGGCTACTGGAAGCGATCGCCGTGCATGCCGCAGTCGCCGTGGAGAACTCGCGCCTGGTCGACCGGCTGCGCTACGACGCGGCCCACGACGGGTTGACCCGGCTGGCCAACCGCCGCCGGCTGACCGCCGCGCTCGACGAGTCGGTGGCCATCCGGACCCCGGGTGAAGTCGTCGCGGTCCTGCTCTTCGACGTTGCCGGGCTGCGGCAGGTCAACGAGTCGCTCGGCCACGCGGCCGGGGACAAGGTCCTGGCCGAGGTCGCCCGGCGGCTGCGGGAAAGCGCCCCGTCGGCCGCGCTGGTCGGCCGCAGCGGCGGGGACGAGTTCGTGGTCACCCTGCGGATGGAGGCCGCTGAGTACGCCGTACAGCTTGCGGTCGAGCTCCGTGACCAGATCCGCGACCAGATGGTCTTCGGCGCGTTGACCCTGGACGTCGACACCGTGGCCGGTGTGGCGGTGCACCCCGACCACGGCAGCGACGCCGCGACGCTGCTGCAGCGGGCGGACCTGGCCGCGACGGCGGCGAAGTCGGTGTCCGGCGGCGTCCAGCTGTTCAATCCGGCGTTGGAGTCCCGCTCGGTACGTCGGCTCGGGCTCGCCGGTGACCTGCGGGTCGCGCTGGACGAGACGCAGTTGGAGGTCTACTACCAGCCGAAGGTGACGCTGCACGGCCGCCGGCTGGTCGGGGTCGAGTGCCTGACCCGGTGGGAGCATCCGACCCAAGGCTCGGTCTCGCCGGAGGACTTCGTCGCGGTCGCCGAACACACCGGCCAACTCGGTCGGCTGACCGAGTTCGTGCTGCGCGAAGGGCTGCGCCGTAGCCGGGAGTGGAACGTCGGTCAGCAGCCGTTGCCGGTGGCCGTCAACCTGTCCGCCCGTACCCTGACCGATCCGGAGTTTCCCGAGCTGGTCCGGACCCTGCTGGACGAGGCGCAGGTCGCTCCGGAGCTGCTTACCCTGGAGATCGCCGAGGCGGGTGTGCTGGACGGTACGGACCGGCCGATGCCGACCCTGCGGCGGCTGCGCGACCTCGGGGTGCGGCTGTCCGTCGACGACTTCGGCACCGGATACACCTCGCTGGCGCACCTGCGCCGGCTGCCGGTGCACGAGGTGAAGGTCGACCGGTCGTTCGTGCAGGGGATGGCGACCGACCCGGGGGACCTGGCGATCGTCAACGCGGTCGTGACGCTGTCCCAGCAGTTCGGCCTGACCGTGGTGGCCGAGGGCGTGGAGAGCGAGTTGACCCTGGAGCTGCTGCAGGACATCGGCTGCCAGGTCGGGCAGGGCTTCCTGTTCAGCCGTCCGTTGCCGTACGAGCGGCTGGCCGCCTGGTACGAGGCCCAGGCCGACCCGGAGAGCCTGCAGTCCAGCGAGGTTCGCCGGCTGCGGGCGGTGCCCTGA
- a CDS encoding YajQ family cyclic di-GMP-binding protein, which yields MAANPSFDIVSKVDRQEIDNALRQTEKELSTRFDFRGTGAEITWSGEEAVTLQAETEERVKASLDVFKEKLVKRNISLKSLDAGDPRSSGKTYKIDCKVIQGIESDKAKAISKKIRDDGPKGVQAQIQGDQLRVTAKKKDDLQAVIALLKQEDFGIALQFTNYR from the coding sequence ATGGCAGCCAACCCGTCGTTCGACATCGTGAGCAAGGTCGACCGGCAGGAGATCGACAACGCCCTCCGGCAGACCGAGAAGGAGCTGTCCACCCGCTTCGACTTCCGCGGCACCGGCGCCGAGATCACCTGGTCCGGCGAGGAGGCCGTGACGTTGCAGGCGGAGACCGAGGAACGGGTGAAGGCCAGCCTGGACGTCTTCAAGGAGAAGCTGGTCAAGCGGAACATCTCGCTCAAGTCGCTGGACGCCGGTGACCCACGCTCGTCGGGCAAGACCTACAAGATCGACTGCAAGGTCATCCAGGGCATCGAGTCGGACAAGGCGAAGGCGATCAGCAAGAAGATCCGCGACGACGGGCCCAAGGGTGTCCAGGCGCAGATCCAGGGCGACCAGCTGCGCGTCACCGCCAAGAAGAAGGACGACCTGCAGGCGGTCATCGCACTGCTCAAGCAGGAGGACTTCGGCATCGCCCTGCAGTTCACCAACTACCGCTGA
- a CDS encoding MFS transporter, whose product MSGLRKYVAVWRIPGGPTLLIPGVIGRLSIGMTPLALLLVISDSTGRYSLAAIAGGVYALAGAALSPVAGRIADRLGPSPVLLATGVAHPVALIALLFATRSGGSILLVFLMSGLAGASYPPLSAAIRGAWNNLTSPASGRYPLRNTALAAETTIFEVVFVIGPLLVAGLVVLADAAAALVAAAVLTLAGTTVVALGRAMRGWRPHPREGHARGLGPLRVPGFPALLACVGGLGIGFGTAGVAVPAYASNYLGTNDDGGSLAGVLLAVWAVGSATGGIYFGIRRPAVDASRQFAWLLAGVAASFVVYAVMPHPLALGVALTLGGAVIAPALTVENTMVGRLAPVSMLNEAYTWVTTMAVGASAAGGAVAGVLVDRAGGPTAAFLFAAAALALAALLAGWPAGPISRAEARAAVDLDRALLGDPA is encoded by the coding sequence GTGTCCGGATTGCGGAAATACGTCGCCGTCTGGCGCATCCCCGGCGGACCCACCCTGCTGATCCCGGGCGTCATCGGTCGGCTCAGCATCGGCATGACCCCGCTCGCCCTGCTGCTGGTGATCAGCGACTCCACCGGCCGGTACTCACTCGCCGCGATCGCCGGCGGCGTCTACGCCCTCGCCGGGGCGGCCCTCAGCCCGGTCGCCGGGCGGATCGCCGACCGGCTCGGCCCGAGCCCGGTGCTGCTGGCCACCGGAGTCGCCCACCCGGTCGCCCTGATCGCACTGCTGTTCGCCACCCGCAGCGGCGGCTCGATCCTGCTCGTCTTCCTGATGTCCGGCCTCGCCGGTGCCAGCTATCCGCCGCTCAGCGCCGCGATCCGAGGCGCCTGGAACAACCTGACCAGCCCGGCCAGCGGCCGGTACCCGCTGCGCAACACCGCGCTCGCCGCCGAGACCACCATCTTCGAGGTGGTGTTCGTGATCGGCCCGCTGCTCGTCGCCGGGCTCGTCGTGCTCGCCGACGCCGCGGCCGCGCTGGTCGCCGCAGCCGTACTCACCCTGGCCGGCACCACCGTGGTGGCGCTCGGCAGGGCGATGCGCGGCTGGCGACCCCACCCGCGGGAAGGCCACGCCCGTGGCCTCGGCCCGCTGCGGGTGCCCGGCTTCCCGGCGTTGCTGGCCTGCGTCGGCGGGCTGGGCATCGGCTTCGGCACGGCCGGCGTGGCGGTACCCGCGTACGCCTCCAACTACCTGGGCACCAACGACGACGGCGGCAGCCTCGCCGGCGTACTGCTGGCGGTCTGGGCCGTCGGCAGCGCCACCGGCGGGATCTACTTCGGCATCCGCCGACCGGCGGTGGACGCGTCCCGGCAGTTCGCCTGGCTGCTCGCCGGGGTCGCTGCCAGCTTCGTCGTGTACGCGGTGATGCCGCACCCGCTGGCCCTGGGCGTGGCGCTGACGCTCGGCGGTGCCGTGATCGCCCCGGCGCTGACCGTCGAGAACACCATGGTCGGCCGGCTCGCCCCGGTCAGCATGCTGAACGAGGCGTACACCTGGGTGACCACCATGGCGGTAGGTGCCAGCGCGGCCGGCGGCGCGGTCGCCGGGGTGCTCGTGGACCGCGCCGGTGGCCCGACGGCAGCGTTCCTGTTCGCCGCCGCCGCGCTCGCCCTGGCTGCGCTGCTGGCCGGCTGGCCCGCCGGTCCGATCAGCCGCGCCGAGGCCCGCGCAGCGGTCGACCTGGACCGGGCCCTGCTCGGCGACCCGGCCTGA
- the htpX gene encoding zinc metalloprotease HtpX yields MHSHHNGLKTAALLGLLTAMILGVGYWFGGSGGLMIAVLVSLAMNAGTYFWSDKLALRSMRAQPVSEAEFPALHQMVRELAAEAGQPMPRLYVSPTMQPNAFATGRNPANAAVCVTQGIVQILDYRELRGVIGHELSHVYNRDILISSVAASLAGIVTMLAHLAWFLPFGGGDDDEGANPAALLAMLILGPLAASIIQLAISRNREYQADASGAALTRDPLALASALRKIHMGTQRMPLPAEGQLASSAHLMIDNPLRKGGFAALFSTHPPMEQRVARLEQLAYAGAGGPVQRRL; encoded by the coding sequence GTGCACAGCCACCACAACGGTCTCAAGACGGCAGCCCTGCTCGGCCTGCTCACCGCCATGATCCTCGGTGTTGGCTACTGGTTCGGCGGCAGCGGCGGCCTGATGATCGCCGTACTCGTATCGCTGGCGATGAACGCCGGCACCTACTTCTGGTCCGACAAGCTCGCGCTGCGCTCGATGCGGGCCCAGCCGGTCAGCGAAGCGGAGTTCCCGGCGCTGCATCAGATGGTCCGGGAGTTGGCCGCCGAGGCCGGGCAGCCGATGCCCCGGCTCTACGTCAGCCCGACCATGCAGCCCAACGCGTTCGCGACCGGGCGTAACCCGGCCAACGCGGCGGTCTGCGTCACCCAGGGGATCGTGCAGATCCTCGACTACCGCGAGCTGCGCGGGGTGATCGGGCACGAACTGTCCCACGTCTACAACCGGGACATCCTGATCTCCAGCGTCGCGGCGTCGCTCGCCGGCATCGTCACCATGCTGGCCCACCTCGCCTGGTTCCTGCCGTTCGGCGGCGGGGACGACGACGAGGGCGCCAACCCGGCAGCGCTGCTCGCCATGCTGATCCTCGGGCCGCTGGCCGCGTCGATCATCCAGCTGGCGATCAGCCGCAACCGCGAGTACCAGGCGGACGCGTCCGGCGCCGCACTGACCCGCGACCCGCTCGCGCTGGCCAGCGCGCTACGCAAGATCCACATGGGTACGCAGCGCATGCCGCTGCCGGCCGAGGGCCAGCTGGCCAGCTCGGCCCACCTGATGATCGACAACCCGCTGCGCAAGGGCGGGTTCGCCGCGCTGTTCTCCACCCACCCGCCGATGGAGCAGCGGGTGGCCCGGCTGGAGCAGTTGGCGTACGCCGGTGCCGGCGGCCCGGTGCAACGCCGGTTGTGA
- a CDS encoding NADH-quinone oxidoreductase subunit N: protein MTDGSAAQTIDHLALLPAYLAAATAVAVLLADLFVGRRAVTGATAVAGAAGVGLAALVALAHPARATFCGTPSGVPAEGGLPSGGLVNGGLACSYVADGRAALVALLFAALTAGVLALSAPLLNSGAVPAGEYCFLLACSMTGGVVLGAAGDLITLVVAVETLTLPLYILVGLRRQRAASAESAVSFFVVSVVSTAVALLGVALLYAAYGVVHLDLLAGASGLAEPAGTVVGGSADGQARLARVGVVLLLTGLAFKVAAVPLHAWAPKTYDGATLPVAAYLSTASKLGGVVAIVAVVTEGLTPQLAASGPVLAVLAVATMTVGNLVALRQRRMVRLLAWSSIAQAGYILVPLAAAAGVAGRGAEEQTVAVAAVFAYTVFFVLLELAAFAAVVALRPAAGDGGPIAAYAGAARRRPWVGAALTLALIGLAGLPPGLAGLFAKVAVVRSLLVGGAGWLALVVAANAVLGLVYYLRVSATLYARESTTPPPAQGAAVPGGAVAWPVVATLAVATALAVLLGFAPQVVFDVVAG from the coding sequence GTGACCGACGGGTCCGCGGCACAGACGATCGACCACCTGGCGCTGCTGCCGGCGTACCTGGCGGCGGCGACCGCGGTCGCGGTGCTGCTGGCCGACCTGTTCGTCGGCCGGCGGGCGGTCACCGGGGCGACGGCGGTCGCCGGCGCCGCCGGGGTCGGCCTCGCCGCGCTGGTGGCGCTGGCGCATCCGGCGCGGGCCACCTTCTGCGGTACGCCGTCCGGCGTACCCGCCGAGGGCGGACTGCCGTCCGGTGGGCTGGTCAACGGCGGGCTGGCCTGCTCGTACGTCGCCGACGGCCGGGCCGCCCTGGTCGCGCTGCTGTTCGCGGCGCTCACCGCCGGCGTGCTCGCGCTGTCCGCGCCGCTGCTGAACTCCGGTGCGGTGCCGGCCGGCGAGTACTGCTTCCTGCTGGCCTGCTCGATGACCGGCGGGGTGGTGCTCGGTGCCGCCGGGGACCTGATCACCCTGGTCGTGGCGGTGGAGACGCTCACCCTGCCGCTGTACATCCTGGTCGGGCTGCGCCGGCAGCGGGCCGCCTCGGCCGAGTCCGCGGTGAGCTTCTTCGTGGTCAGCGTGGTGTCCACGGCGGTGGCGCTGCTCGGCGTGGCGTTGCTGTACGCCGCGTACGGCGTGGTGCACCTCGACCTGCTCGCCGGCGCCAGCGGCCTGGCCGAGCCGGCCGGTACGGTCGTCGGCGGCTCGGCCGACGGGCAGGCCCGGCTGGCCCGGGTCGGTGTGGTGCTGCTGCTGACCGGACTGGCGTTCAAGGTGGCGGCGGTGCCGCTGCACGCCTGGGCGCCGAAGACCTACGACGGCGCGACGCTGCCGGTCGCCGCGTACCTGTCGACCGCGTCCAAGCTCGGCGGTGTGGTGGCGATCGTCGCGGTGGTGACCGAAGGGCTCACCCCGCAGCTGGCCGCGTCCGGGCCGGTGCTGGCGGTGCTGGCGGTGGCGACCATGACGGTCGGCAACCTGGTCGCGCTGCGGCAGCGGCGGATGGTGCGGCTGCTGGCCTGGTCGTCGATCGCGCAGGCCGGGTACATCCTGGTGCCGCTGGCGGCGGCCGCCGGGGTGGCCGGCCGGGGCGCCGAGGAGCAGACGGTGGCCGTGGCGGCGGTCTTCGCGTACACCGTCTTCTTCGTGTTGTTGGAGCTGGCCGCCTTCGCGGCGGTGGTGGCGTTGCGGCCGGCGGCCGGCGACGGCGGTCCGATCGCCGCGTATGCGGGCGCGGCCCGCCGCCGACCGTGGGTCGGTGCGGCGCTGACGCTGGCGTTGATCGGGCTGGCCGGTCTGCCGCCGGGCCTGGCCGGGTTGTTCGCCAAGGTGGCGGTGGTCCGGTCGCTGCTGGTCGGTGGGGCCGGCTGGCTGGCGTTGGTGGTCGCCGCCAACGCGGTCCTCGGCCTGGTCTACTACCTGCGGGTCAGTGCCACGCTGTACGCCCGGGAGTCGACGACGCCGCCGCCGGCTCAGGGCGCGGCGGTGCCCGGTGGCGCGGTGGCGTGGCCGGTGGTGGCGACGCTCGCCGTCGCGACCGCTCTGGCGGTTTTGCTCGGATTCGCACCACAGGTGGTCTTTGACGTCGTCGCGGGCTGA